CGAGGACGGGGCGTCCCGGGAGATCATCCAGCCCGACCCCGCCGACGTCATCACCGCCGCGCGCGCCGCCGAGCTGCTCGCCCCCGAGATCGACCGGGTCCTGCCGTGAGCGCCCCCGCCGGGGGCCGCCTGGCCGGTCGGGTCGCGCTGATCACGGGCGGGGCGCGGGGGCAGGGCCGCTCGCACGCCGTCCGCCTGGCCGGGGAGGGCGCCGACGTCGTCCTCGTGGACCTCTGCAGCCCGGTCGACTCCGCGCCCTACCCGATGGCGGACCCCGCCGACCTCGAGCAGACCGTGAAGCTCGTCGAGGACCTCGACCGCCGGGCACTGGCCGTCCGGGCCGACGTCCGCGACCTGCCGGCCCTGCAGGCCGCGGTCGCCGACGGGCTCGCCGCGTTCGGCCGGCTCGACGTCGTCGTCGCCAACGCCGGCATCGCCGGGTACGCCCCGTCCCTGGAGATGGACGAGGCGACCTGGCAGGAGATGATCGACATCAACCTGACCGGGGTCTGGAAGACGGTCCGGGCCGCCGCCCCCGCCGTGGTCGACGGCGGTCGCGGCGGCGCGATCGTGCTGACCAGCTCGGTCGCGGGGCTGATGGGGTTCCCGAACCTGGCCCACTACTGCGCGGCCAAGCACGGGCTGGTGGGGCTGATGAAGGTGCTCGCGGTGGAGTTCGCGCCGCACCGGATCCGGGTGAACTCCGTGCACCCCACCAACGTCGACACCGACATGATCCAGAACCCGGCGATCCACAGCCTGTTCAGCGGGATGCCCGATCCCGACCCGGCCACGGCCGCCGCCGCGATGCAGGCGATGCACGCCCTGCCCATCCCGTGGGTGGACCCGATCGACATCAGCAACGCCGTCGCCTGGCTGGCCTCCGACGAGGCCCGCTACGTGACCGGCGTCGCGCTGCCGGTCGACGGCGGCATGACCGCGCCGTTCAAGCTCCCGCACGCCGTCAGCGCTGCGCCCGGAACGACGTCGCCGTGAGCTCCTCGGACAGCTCCCACACGCGGCGGGAGTCCTCGGCGCTGCGCAGCCGGGAGTAGAGCGTCTGCTCCGCGGGCGGGCCGCCGAGGTGCCCGGGACCGCTCGGACCGTAGAACCGGGCGGCCCCGGCCTCGGGGGACGTGGCGGCGTAGAGGGCGGGCAGGCCCGCCGACTCGACGGTCCCGACGAGGATGCCCCGGCGGGACAGGGCCCCGATCAGCCGCCTGCCCGCGGTCTGCCGGGTGCGGCCGACCTCGGCGCGGGCGGCGAGCAGGTTCGTCGGGGCGATCCCGGGGTGGGACAGGTTGCTGGTGACGCCCCAGCCCTCGGCGCGGCTGCGCCGGTCGAGCTCGAGCCCGAAGAGCCCGAACGCGATCTTCGAGTGGCTGTAGGCGGCCATGCCGTCGTAGGAGCGCTCCCAGTTCGGGTCCGCCCAGTTCACCGCGCCCCGGTTCGCCGCGACGCTGATCTGCGAGGTCACCCGCGCGGCACCGGCGCGGAGCAGCGGCAGCAGGTGGGCGACGAGGGCGACGTGC
This sequence is a window from Pseudonocardia petroleophila. Protein-coding genes within it:
- a CDS encoding mycofactocin-coupled SDR family oxidoreductase, which gives rise to MSAPAGGRLAGRVALITGGARGQGRSHAVRLAGEGADVVLVDLCSPVDSAPYPMADPADLEQTVKLVEDLDRRALAVRADVRDLPALQAAVADGLAAFGRLDVVVANAGIAGYAPSLEMDEATWQEMIDINLTGVWKTVRAAAPAVVDGGRGGAIVLTSSVAGLMGFPNLAHYCAAKHGLVGLMKVLAVEFAPHRIRVNSVHPTNVDTDMIQNPAIHSLFSGMPDPDPATAAAAMQAMHALPIPWVDPIDISNAVAWLASDEARYVTGVALPVDGGMTAPFKLPHAVSAAPGTTSP
- a CDS encoding SDR family oxidoreductase, which codes for MPRTPGFTVPDLSGRRAVVTGGSDGVGLGIATRLAAAGAEVLLPVRNAAKGAAAIASIRRQVPAADVVLHELDLSSLRSVAALGETLRAEDRPIHLLINNAGVMTPPQRQTTADGFELQFGTNHLGHVALVAHLLPLLRAGAARVTSQISVAANRGAVNWADPNWERSYDGMAAYSHSKIAFGLFGLELDRRSRAEGWGVTSNLSHPGIAPTNLLAARAEVGRTRQTAGRRLIGALSRRGILVGTVESAGLPALYAATSPEAGAARFYGPSGPGHLGGPPAEQTLYSRLRSAEDSRRVWELSEELTATSFRAQR